In the genome of Pseudomonas fluorescens, the window GAAACGGCTGCCGAGCAAGGTCAGGCCGCCGAACAGTTCCTGGCTGTCAGGGGTGGTGACTTCGGGGTAGCTATAGCGGATCAGGCCCACTTCGTAGCCGAGGGTCTGGTCGAAGGGTTGTTTAAAACCCATGTAGGAGTCGATCTCGAGGTCTTTCCCCGGGCTGATGCCCATGCTGGGCGACCATTGGCCCACGTAGAAACCGCTGTCGTGGCTCAGGTCCAGGCCACCGTGGAACGAGCCGACGGCCGAGGGTTTGACCAGGCCCTGGGCCATGCTGCGGGTGGGGGTGGTGCCGAGCTTGAGGTCGAAGGCACCCAGCTCACGCTGAAAGATTTGTGCGTGGGCTACGGAGCAGGCCAGCAGGCTGGCGAGCAATGCCGATAGATGGAAAGGTTTGAACATGCGTCACTCCATGAACAGCGAGGACAGGCTGGCGGGCCCGCTGAAACGCTTGATCCAGACGTGTGCAAGGATACCGGCGAATGATCGGCAATGAAGGCCGTTCGTCGATTTTCAGAGGATTTGATGGCGTGGCGCAGGGGAGTATCGAGGGTTCCAGTCCAAGCGCTTCGAAGCTCAAAGCGCTTTGGGACCAGGTGACGCGAGGGGATTACTTTTTGCCCAGAGTGATCTGCTTGGACGGGCCGAACGTCTGGCCGCTGACGCCTTTGGCAATTTGCTGGATTTCACCGCCGGACTTGAGGAACGCAGCGATCTGGCTGTTGATCGATTCGCTGGTTTCGACGGCTGGAGCTGGCTTTGCTTTGCTGGTGGATGCTTTTACGCGCATGGCGGCCATTAACCTGTAGAAAATTAACTTGGCCAGGCATCGTACAGGAATTACCTGATAATTGCTTGGCAAATATCCCCTCGGCATATTCGTGATGGCGGGGTAATTAGTCACCGGCGAATATTCGAAATATGCACCTAAGCCGCTGTTTTAACTAAGAACATTGCCTGGAAAAATACCGCGTCATGCTTGCCTGGGCATGGCGTAAATGCCCGGAGCGGCCTGACGAGCGGCCGGGCGCGGGATGAAAACCCGGGAAAATTAAGGGTTTCAGAGGATTTTCTCGCGCCATCGGGCCGGCTGCCGAACGCGGCGCTTAAAACCGGGTAGAATGCCGCCCACGCAATGAGGGTATTGGAAATGGCTTTAGTCGGGCGTTACAACAGTTTGCAAGTGGTTAAACACACTAACTTCGGTTTATATCTGGACGGTGGCGCGGATGGCGAAATCCTTCTGCCTAATCGTTATATTCCAAAAGATATTCCTACCGAAGATGAAGACTGGCTCAACGTTTTTATTTATCTGGACAGCGATGACAAACTCATCGCAACTACTGAAAAACCGAAAGTTCAAGTCGGTGAATTCGCCAGTTTGAAAGTTGTTGAAGTCAACAGCATCGGCGTATTCCTGGACTGGGGGTTGCCGAAAGACCTGTTGCTGCCGTTCTCCGAAGAGAAGCGCCAGATGACGGCGGGCGAGTATGTGGTGGTGCACGTCTACCTGGACAAGCACACCCGTCGCATCACCGCGACCGCGCGCCTGGACCGCTACCTGGACAAGACCCCGGCCAACTACACCGCAGGCCAGGAAGTGGATCTGCTGGTGGCCGAAGCCACGGACATGGGCTTCAAGGCCATCATCAACAACAAGCATTGGGGCCTGATCCACAAGAACGAAATCTTCAAGTTCATGCGCGCCGGTAAAGAAGAAAAGGGCTTTATCAAGGAAGTTCGCGCCGACGGCAAGATCAGCCTGAGCCTGCAACCGGTCGGCCAGGAAGCGGCCACCAGCCTGAACTCGAAGATCCTCGCCAAGTTGCGCGAAAACAACGGCAGCCTGGCGGTGAGCGACAAGAGCGATCCGGCGTTGATCAGCAGCCTGTTCGGTGTCAGCAAGGGCAACTTCAAGAAGGCCATCGGTGCGTTGTACAAGAATGGCCAGATTGTCATTCATGCCGATCGCATCGAACTCAGTTGATGCGCTGACAATACAGGGAGCCAGGATGGCGCAAGCAGAGAAGTAGAGGTCTCTGGCGGGCGGCATTTTCTGGCTTTCTGGTTAATAATCGACAACATGATTTTTCACCCCGGTGATTTCTTTTCAACGAGAAGGCCGGGGTTTTGCTTTTTTTCTGCCGAGTCTTTGTCATGGATTGTGTCTTCGAGGTGTTCCGGTGAGCGCCACCCGGCGCAGCGCCGACGGGTTTGCCCTGCAAGTGATGGTCGGGTTGTGCCTGGTCTGGGGCGTGCAGCAGGTGATGATCAAGTGGGCGGCGGCCGATATTGCGCCGGTGATGCAGGCGGCCGGACGTTCCGGTATGTCGGCGTTGCTGGTCGGGCTGCTGATCTGCTGGAAGGGCGGCTGGAACCAGGTGGGTGCGACCTGGCGCGGCGGTCTGCTGGCCGGTGCCCTGTTCGGCCTGGAATTCTTCTTCATTTCCGAAGGCCTGCAACTGACCACGGCGGCGCACATGTCGGTGTTCCTCTATACGGCGCCGATCTTCACCGCATTGGGGGTGCACTGGTTGCTGCCCAGTGAGCGATTGCGGCCGTTGCAATGGCTGGGGATTGTCCTGGCCTTTATCGGGATTGCCATTGCATTTGCCGGCGGGGTGTCCTGGGACAACCTTGATTACCGCATGTTGATGGGCGATGCCCTGGGTGTGCTGGCGGGTGCCGCTTGGGGCGCGACCACGGTGGTGGTGCGCGCCTCGCGCCTGTCGGAAGCGCCGGTGACCCTGACGCTGTTCTATCAGTTGATTGTCGGCTTCTTCGGCCTGTTGTTGATTGCGCTGCTCAGCGGCCAGATCAGCCATGTCAGCCTGACCAGCGTGGCGGTGGCCAGTGTGCTGTTTCAGGGCGTGGTCGTGTCGTTCTTCAGTTACCTGATCTGGTTCTGGCTGCTGCGCCGTTACCTGGCGGCCAACCTCGCGGTGTTTTCGTTCATGACGCCATTGTTTGGCGTCACCTTCGGTGTGGTGCTGCTCGGCGAGGAACTGAGCCTGAACTTCGTCATCGGTGCCGTGCTGGTATTGGCGGGCATCACCTTTGTCAGCGCCGAGCAGTGGTTGCGCCGTCGTTTGCGCAAAGCCCTCGGGCAGCACTGACCGGCGCGAGCAACAGGCCGCCAGCGATCAACAAGCCGCAGCCGGCGACCACCAGTGCCGGCTGCAAACCGCCACTGAAATGACTGCTCAGCGCCGCCAGCAATGGCCCGCTGAGCTGGCCCACGGCAAAGCAGGCTGTCAGCAGGCCGGCATTGCGCTGGGTAGTGTGGGGCGCCAGTTCCCGGGAGCGTTGCATCACCAGTTGCATGCAGGCCAGGAACGGCGTGCCGCACAGGATCACGCCCAATGCCAGACCTGGACCGTTGCCCAGCAGGCAGGCGAACACACCAGCGGCTTGCAGCCATAACGTCGCCATCAACCAGTGACCCGTGGCACCGGGTTTTTGCCGCCGCAGACTCACCAGCACCACGCCGGTTGCCGCCGCCAGGCCAAAGCACGGCCAGAACAGGTCGGCCTGCCATTGGCCATGGAATTGCGCGTTGGCCATTTGCGACAAAAAGGTCGCCGGAATGATGTAGCCCAATCCGTACAAGGCATAGATCCAGCCCAGTCGACCGATGCCTTGATTGCCCGAGGCGCTGGCGCTGGGTGCAGCCGTCGCGGTGACACCCGGTTGTGGCAGGAACGGCAGGGTCCCCAGCAGCATCGCCAGCCCTGCGGCGGCGTACACCAGCCACAAGGTGGCGGAAGTCTGGCCCAGCATATTCGAGCCCAGGGCCAACAGACCTGTCAGAAAAATCCCCAAACCCGGTCCGGCGAAGACCAGGGCACCGAGCCGAGGACGACCGGCTGCTGCCGCGAGTGGCTGGCTCAGGGCGGTAATCATCACCAGCACCCAGGCGCTGGCCACGCCGGTGCCGAATCGCAGCAGCAGGTGCGACCAGAAACCATTGGCCCAGAACGACGCCAGGGTCAGCAGCACGCAGAGCCACAATCCACCGAGC includes:
- a CDS encoding TorF family putative porin — its product is MFKPFHLSALLASLLACSVAHAQIFQRELGAFDLKLGTTPTRSMAQGLVKPSAVGSFHGGLDLSHDSGFYVGQWSPSMGISPGKDLEIDSYMGFKQPFDQTLGYEVGLIRYSYPEVTTPDSQELFGGLTLLGSRFGIAFSNDPDKQNNTLFADLSGNQPFGVGVSLKYTTHQFNTPVAVDGGYVGSFTDWSLKLSRPFMGIDLDLIYSDSSLSGSGCSAYAGHNNQCDGLVTLKAEHAFY
- a CDS encoding S1-like domain-containing RNA-binding protein — its product is MALVGRYNSLQVVKHTNFGLYLDGGADGEILLPNRYIPKDIPTEDEDWLNVFIYLDSDDKLIATTEKPKVQVGEFASLKVVEVNSIGVFLDWGLPKDLLLPFSEEKRQMTAGEYVVVHVYLDKHTRRITATARLDRYLDKTPANYTAGQEVDLLVAEATDMGFKAIINNKHWGLIHKNEIFKFMRAGKEEKGFIKEVRADGKISLSLQPVGQEAATSLNSKILAKLRENNGSLAVSDKSDPALISSLFGVSKGNFKKAIGALYKNGQIVIHADRIELS
- a CDS encoding DMT family transporter, translating into MSATRRSADGFALQVMVGLCLVWGVQQVMIKWAAADIAPVMQAAGRSGMSALLVGLLICWKGGWNQVGATWRGGLLAGALFGLEFFFISEGLQLTTAAHMSVFLYTAPIFTALGVHWLLPSERLRPLQWLGIVLAFIGIAIAFAGGVSWDNLDYRMLMGDALGVLAGAAWGATTVVVRASRLSEAPVTLTLFYQLIVGFFGLLLIALLSGQISHVSLTSVAVASVLFQGVVVSFFSYLIWFWLLRRYLAANLAVFSFMTPLFGVTFGVVLLGEELSLNFVIGAVLVLAGITFVSAEQWLRRRLRKALGQH
- a CDS encoding MFS transporter gives rise to the protein MSPLIRLSASFVALMMAMGIGRFALTPQLPHLLSEGQIDLTAAGLIAAANYLGYFIGAVDAMFSRRPAQVRRRLLGGLWLCVLLTLASFWANGFWSHLLLRFGTGVASAWVLVMITALSQPLAAAAGRPRLGALVFAGPGLGIFLTGLLALGSNMLGQTSATLWLVYAAAGLAMLLGTLPFLPQPGVTATAAPSASASGNQGIGRLGWIYALYGLGYIIPATFLSQMANAQFHGQWQADLFWPCFGLAAATGVVLVSLRRQKPGATGHWLMATLWLQAAGVFACLLGNGPGLALGVILCGTPFLACMQLVMQRSRELAPHTTQRNAGLLTACFAVGQLSGPLLAALSSHFSGGLQPALVVAGCGLLIAGGLLLAPVSAARGLCANDGATTARR